The genomic region CCATGTCAGCATTGTGTTTGCCGGAGATTTGCTCCGGTGAGTTCGGggacacgcttgtcaaattttaaaattttttagagactattttgtcaataacaaaagtcaggtaccaaaatgtcagcgtttgaatctttcgggtactgatttggtcattacctctttTATCTTCACATAAAAGTTTCGAGTTCGAATCTCACtcctaacttaaaaaaaatatatatgcaatGAATTTTGGTTCAATGTACTTTAATNTATTAAatgtattaaaaattttatttttttcagaaataattttatttttgtattttcaacaaGTGGTCGCttattagaaaaagatattaaaaattcATCACATTTGTTGAAAATCCAAAACAAACACACCTAAGACGACGTAGATAAGCATGAATCCACTTGTATGCGTAGAGTAATTGACGCTCACATGTTACCGGATCTTATGCATTTCCTGCCTCAATGAAAATTGGTCTAATTAATTAGTTGCATGGATAAGTGTGTTACTTTGTATGAATGTGTGTGTGtatgtatgttttagttagtgtTATATAGTCATTGTTAGTATTTTCAGGTAAGAAGCATATCAACACTAATCTTGCGTATTTGAAGGGCACTTAGAAAAAACGACTATCACTACTACTTTGAACATAAATTCAGATGTTTGCGTAAACGTAACGGATACACCGATGCAGCGGCGTATAATCTATCtcactacttttttttttttcccgccTGCAGTGGACAATATTTTCTAGAGGATAAGTGAATAATTAATTCATCACGGATctaaattctatttaaaaatttgttattagttaataatttattatatgCATAAAATGAAATTTAATTCTTTGACACTTAATTAAATAAAGAgataagtattattttggtccctAATGTTAAGAATCAGAAGCGAAACCGTCCCCAACGTAATTTCcaatttaaaatcatccttaatattttttttcttattaaaattctcctttttaataaaatttttaattttattcttaaactaCTCCTAATCGCCAGCGAGCCACCGCGACCACCTTTCCCcctctctcctttcttctttctcttctctcatCTCTTCTATGTCCCCTTGCCCTACTCTTCTCTCCTTTGCCACGAACAGCCGCCGCACCCCTCAGTGACAGCGTTGCTACCCAACCTTCGCCACTGCGCTCTTACCGGCGTCCCAACCCGTCACCACCCCCTGTCCAAACCCTAACCCAGCCAACCACCCCCGCAACCCTCTACCCTCTTCTCCCCCTCGCGTCTCCTCTCAGCGTCGAACCACCATCGCGAACCAACCTCCCCATGGCCGAACCACTGACCCGTAGCCTCCACCATCGACGAGCCATGGCGACCCAACCCAGCGCCGCCGCCGCGTCCAGGCCCCTCCCCTTCATGCGAAGCCCTTTCCCTTCCCCTTGCTCCATCGCTCCTCCCACTGTCTTCGAAGGTTAGAACATGGCAAAACCCTTGTTTTTATTTCATTGCGTACTGATTGCTGCCACATTGCCAGCGGCACCACCAAGCCAGCTGAGTTGCTCCGCCCATTCCTCACCACCACGTTTCCTTCTCCTTCCCTGCTCCAATTTTCTGCTTCTCAGGTCtcaattttttctcttttgtttattctgttggtgttggtgttggtgttggtgctgGTACTGGTGCTGGtattggtggtggtgttggtggtggtggtggtagtggtagAGGAGGTAATTGTGCTAGTAGTGGTGAATGTATttttatccaaaaaaattaaaaggacgattttaatacgaaaaaaaatgtTAAGAATTGGAAATTACGttagggacgatttcgattctgacccttaATGTTAGGGACTAAAATAATACTTATCCCTtaaataaattagtaaattaatcacTAAATTAAGCTAAATCGGTTAACATTCTCACTATCGAAGTGTCATTTGTGGACTTAGCTTTTATTTATTTGGTTGCATCACTTTTTGAGGGAATTCTTGCTACAGCTAGTGACCTAGTGTCACTATTACATAAATACTCTCTAGTAAACGCGTAGTTGAATTAGTCACTCAAGTACATATTAGAGTAAAGTAAAAAAGTaccaaattattttaaaaagtttatactcttaaaaaaaatagtaaagatTGATGTTTAAaattgttagaatataattaggatcaattagtattatttagtatatctgaatatttattataggagattacatctttattattacgattctcttagtacctataaatacttttttatattgtattatttcagacaacttgaatacactcaataatacacaaatactTTTTCCAgtctagtctcttgtttctaacagggTATCAGACCCATGGTATCCTCTTTGAAGAGGATAGGTTATTTTCCTTGCGGTGAAATCACcgtagtttttgtattttttttctatgtcattcttctttctcttttgtcactcctttgatgctttttcacctcaccgactagCCTATTTTCTTTATCTTGTGTTTTTTCGAGTCAAATGATCCACCATTATCATccgctgcttacctattctcatgaagaaatcatatagtttttgCTCTCTTTcgacagttccgtctgcgttctctcgtggcagttccctCTGTGTTCCCTCTGCATTCTCTCGTGACAGTTTCGTTTatgttctctcgtggcagttccgtttgcgcttccttcagacaagcggcagttccatctGTGCGCTTCCTTCcgacaagcggcagttccgtctgcgcttccttcagactagcggcagttccatctgcgcttccttccggcagttccgtctgcacctgtttttatcagtttatgcagttttttttctctttatttcgttgttttaaataagtttcaaactcaagttgtcacttgagtttgagaggGGAtgggggatgttagaatataattaggatcaattagtattatttagtatatctgaatatttattataggatattacgtctttattattacgattctcttagtacctataaatacccttttatattgtattatttcaGACAACTTGAATaaacaacttgaatacactcaataatacacaaatactTTCTCTAgtctagtctcttgtttctaacaaaaaTGATTCCTAAGATAACACATAAATTAATTGGTCTTTCAAGGTTTAAAGACTCAAGTTCGTTTCTAAATAAAGAAACTAGCGTGAGTTGAATTGGTTCTTCCATAATTTTTTGCTTATATATTATTGATAATCGATAGTATATGagattaattttattatatattttgtcTATGGTTCAAAGAATTAAATTGAACCGTCAATCCAGTTAACAGGAAGTGGACAATCAGATCAGTTAAGTCTCAGATAAAAATCATTTGATagaaaattgataaaaaattgaaaaaattagtcaaaaaattaattaattgatcgaATCATTATTGCAATTTCTAGCGGttaatcaatttaaaataaaaataaaaattaacttttaaaaatatattttttatatataaatatattattttattatattaaatttaattgcAATTGAATCTCAGATGAATTTTTTAGAAccttgattttatttttaatttgtcacGTAATACTTAATTGGAATACAGtagtaaaaaaatttattaaaaaagattaatcTGATTCATATCAATCTTTTTAATGACCaaattaattcatgcataataTTTGATAAGGCAATTTGAATATTAATCCAAACTAAAGAAAAAGTTTAGGGCCAAACTAAAATATAAATCAACTCAAtcaacctttttatttttttaattttaaaatttaaaaaattaaaataatgtggatttatttatttatttattttataataaattaatttttcaacTAATTGGCTTTAGTTAGCTATACTATTAGGTGGTTCTTAGCAGAATTCTAACCCAAATTAATAACCAAAGAGTGTTGATTGATGACAAAGTTACCGgaaaagaagggaaaagaaaaattgtatGCTACATGCAAAAGTTTTAGgtttttatacattttttttaattgggtcctttaTCATATTACATTTTGTGATTAAATCTCTACCgtaataaaaatgttaaaattaatagaatattctgttaaataaaataaatatgcctaacatttgaataaatattctattttgtttattcaattaattctaatatttttgtgACGGTAGAGACTTAGTTACAAAATTTGATATGgtatagagacccaattaaaaataaaaaatataagaacCTAATTGAAATTCGGTAAAATTACAGAGACTAGCgaaataattaaacctataatAAATCCATCTAAAGGATAATTTTAGTAGTATAAGGAGAATGGATCCTCTTATTTTTTTGTTCAATTGAGAGAATAAAATGTGATCTCTAACATTTCAATATTTTTCTCTCATGTTTTCTTTTAtcttacttataaaattaatagtaaaaaattatattttatccacttaaataaaaaaaaattaagaagacCCAATCCAATAATATAAATACGTTtcataactaattttaatttttcttttttttaatctatAATATTATCTTTCATGAACAATTTTCATGCTTTATTCTAAAACTTCATTTATAGATAGATACTAAATATTAGTTGGGATTTCATCTTTTTATTTNAAGtgtgattttttattatataatttataagtagaataaaaaattataaaaaaattaagaaattaaatatTACATTTTATATtctcaattcaaaaaaaaaaaattaagaggattTGTTTTCATACTAACCAATTCAAACTCTAATCGACCTCCACAAGCCATCAGTGCTATACTGAGAAATGAGTAACGAGGAGATAATAGTTAATAAAATTTGTCAAAACGTTATAAACTTTGGTGGATACAAATAACTTGTTTTTTTGAAGTTATTTGtgatattaaaatattttaattgtccAAATTGGTAATGCTAGGAAGACAAAAATACAgtcagaacttgtcttatttaatattcattaattgtcgtaacaattaataaatactaaataaaataagttatgactgtttttgactaatttttttttgttaccaaacatttccgtgtCCAAATAATATTCTGCggttaatatatttttttgtgaacATTTTACggttaatatttatatattatgtaattttcaaatatttatatattatgtaATTTTCACCATTGAATTGCACAAGAAGAACACCCAAAAAATTGCACGACATGCATCTTCCACCATTAATTGGTGAAGAGTCATAAATATGTTGCTTCCGATATGATTGTGACTTGGTAAGCTCTGCTAGTaatgagaaattaaaaagaaattttcatGCTTTTAAACCTATTTTAATGTCTATTTTAAACATATTTAtagttatattaaaaaaaataaaagtagacATTTTCATTCTAAAGTTGATAATGACTTTTTCGTTTGAAAGATTTTATTCTTAATACAAAACACATAAACAAAATTTTATTAGACTGGAAGCGGCATTATCAATTCAGAAATAACAATATCTatttcctaaaaaaaaaaaaaaaatcaatgagtggttttaaaattttttaaaatacatattaaataatttttaagagCATGCATGTTTgtctctaatttttttgtatttaaagcTTTTTGAGTCATTTCTAAGATTCCAAACAAGGCTTTAAACCTATGAAACAAAAGGAAAGAAAGCAGACCccataaataattgtaatttaattAAGCTTCAGTTTTaaatcttatttaattttttttctttttttttcccctcTGATTTTGTCGGCATGAGGCACCATAAGCTAAGGCCCTTGATCCGTTTCACATATGATTGCTGTTATTTATTAACTAATCATATTTGTCCAAATCTTGGATCATAAACCAACATTTCAACCAACTTTGAGGCATTCTTCTTTTTGACTTGAAAGAGTGAAACATTATTGTAATTGCTAACTTTGGCTTAGTTGAACGCCAAAAGAAAAACTAGTGTTTGAGTTTAACATTTTAATATCCATAGAGATGAAAGTATGCACAGTAAGAAATGGTCAAAGTAACACAAAAGAGACGAAAATGATGCATGTTTATAAGAAAATTTTAAGACATATAACAGACAATTTAGTTAAATATTGTAATTGATATgacaataaataattaaataatattcattttcaaaaaatattaacAATACATGCAACTTTGGTGACTTTTTCAACTGTACATGAAATTAAAAACTTGTTATTATTTCACATCATTGAGTTGAAACAAGTGAATCTTCAAGTGATAGATTTAGCTACTTTATTATTAATGCATTATTGTCAGttgataaaaatttttaagtacaTTTGTTTTTATATAAAGTTAATATTTAAGACTTAtgaaataatttgataaatttaattaaattattatttaaaattttttaattattaattttatataaaaataattttttaaaaatcttgaCCTTCCTAATTATTATTTGAGTAAAGGTAAAATGTAATATGTGCATTGTTGAGTAGTAAATGATTAAATGGCAACAAAGTCCAACTCAAAAGATGAAAAGTTAGGCATTTCAATTTTTCAGTTCTCTCGTCAGAATCGCTTTAGAGTTTAGACATTGGCGGTAACTGATTGGAAAAATGAAGGAACAAAAAGAGGCAGCAGTTAatatattcttaaaaaaaaatttcacaagCAACTTCATATtctttttttaatacaaaaaagaaACATaagtatttaatttatatattatagaAGTTTTATAAATANNNNNNNNNNNAAGAGTTAatgattattaaaattaaaatatttatctatATATTTTATGAGTTTAAATTTGTTCTTTTGACAATGCCAAATATTTTTAGTTGTTTaatcacatttattttttttaaataattattcacGTAGATAATATAAAAAAGAGTTAATTTTACTAACTAATGAACTATAGTTCAAATATCATAATTTCTCTATACTCACTAATACGGCATTATACAATTGAATACATGTATAGAACTGTTTTATATATAACATATTGAAGCACCCAATTTAATTAATTTCACccgtttattattatttttagtattattaaaaagaaaatttaattaTCCCCCTAAATATTTCTCTCTTAAAAAAAGCAATGGTTTTGCTCCTTTTTGCAAATTCTTTTCTCATGTGAGGATGCTTTGAAGCTTTGttcccttctcaaactctctGAAACCTGAGAGTGGAGAGAGACACAGCTTTTAACAATGAAGGTGCTTGTGTGGCTTGGCATTGTAATAAAGCTTGTTGTTCTGTCAAGCAAGGCCTCTGAAGCGGTTGAGCATCATTACGTGAATGCAAGTGATCTCAACTCATTGGAGGCACACGAAGCTGAAGCGTCCTTAGCTGGAAGGGGTGCCTACACTCTTATGGTAGCACTTACCCTTATTCAAACTGCTGCTGCTAAAGGAGCAGGTACACTACTCTCTACTCTCAAAACttgtaattatatttattttattttattttattttctaagcaaGCATCTTCTGAGTCTAaaattcatttaattgcttttcaaGTAACATTTGAAACCCNttcttctcttcttctctctctctgtttTTTTTTAATGACCTGTTACTTAGCATTTACATAATCTATTGAAAGTAggattctttattttatttatttatttatctatttttgccTTCATTTTAATGTGATTTCTTCGGAATGTTTTCTGAGATTTTTTTTAGGCTTAAGTGTTTTTTTTATGATGAACGAATGTACATAAAAAAAACTAATGCTTGTTAATTACGAATCTACATAATtggattcttattttattttttgacagTTTGTTTGGATGGATCATTGCCTGGTTACCATTTACATCGAGGATATGGATCAGGAGCAAATAGCTGGATCGTTAATTTAGAGGTACCACATAATAATCTTTCATTCAATTAGTTAGATTTGTGcactgttttcattttcttttgcatGTGAAGTGTTCTGTGAGTTAAAATAGtatctttttgtttgtttataatTGTATTCACTATTCACCTACTGGACTATAAAGGTTTCTATTGATAGGGTGGAGGATGGTGTAATGATGTCAGGACATGCATTTATCGCAAGAAAACTCGGCGCGGATCTTCAGTATTCATGGAAAAGGAGATACCTTTTACAGGAATATTAAGCAATAAGGCTGAACAAAATCCAGGTTTCCATTCAATTGAACTACTTTGATTGCTCCCTTTGTGTTTTTCCTATAGAGTTAACCATCTCGTTCGACTTCTTGTTCGTTTGTGATTGAAGATTTTTTCAACTGGAACAGAGTGAAGATTCGTTATTGTGATGGTGCCTCTTTTGCTGGGGACAGTGAACATAAGGTAGATTTTGAATCTCAGAGTCATAGAAATGAAATGCGGTTGCCTTGAACTTAAGTTTGGCATGCTTCTTTGAGATTCCGTAAATATATCAAGGTCTAAAATGAGTGAATGTAAATGTTCCTAGAGCACGCTTTAAATTGTATGTCTAAGTACATAACCTGTCAAATCTGGTTTCACCAATTTCCCAAAGAAAAATGTTAGGTGACCAACACTTTTTCCTGGTTTTCGTCTTACATTTGAACCAACACTAGTcaactctctctcttttttttacaCTAAAAGTGTTGGTCCTCTAGCATTTCCCGTTGGATACAAGTTTGGTGTATATTTGCACAATTTTGTTGTGAAAAAGCTGTATGATAACATATGTGGGAGATAACACATTGGTAAGAACATTCATAGAATAAGGGTTACCACACAAAACTAAGTGAATGTTGTCTACTGAGATAGGCTGCACGTCTGCAATTCCGAGGACAGCGCATTTGGATGGCTGCAATGGAAGATCTGATGTCGAAGGGAATGCGTTTTGCTCGGCAGGTTGTATTCATATCTGCAGATATACTGATACTGAAATTATACTTTCTTTCTACTCCCAGTTAAATGCAACTATTGTGCTCCAGGCTCTACTTTCCGGATGCTCAGCTGGTGGTCTGGCTACCATCATACACTGCGATGAATTCCGAGGTCTGTTTCCAAGGAGTACAAAAGTGAAATGTCTCAGTGATGCTGGGCTATTTCTTGATGCGTAAGTTGCTAACTGCGGTATTTCATACAACCGATGCCAATTTCCATCATGACTGCACCATTTTGGACATTTTTGGTCCTCAAATTAACTGCTTACTTGTTTCTCCCTCTGAATTATAGGACCGACGTATCTGGTGGACATACACTCAGGGATTTTTTCAGTGGTGTTGTAGGGTTGCAGGTATATCACTGTTTTTCTTAGGAAACCAAGTTATTATAGCATGAAAGCAAAAATATATTATAAACTTGCCACTTCGTTTTAATATACTCTTGAAAAAGTTTGACAGTTGAATTTGGGCTTCTGCTATTTGCCTATTTCAGAATATTAGAAAGAACTCATTTTGTTTGCAGTTACTGAATTTCGGAAACCTTTGTTTAACATGAAAATATTATGTACCAAATGAGAATTCTGTATGGTTTGCAAATTGGTCTTTTGACATGGTTATAACTTCCTCAGCATTTTTGTCCATTTATTGCAGGGAGTGCAGAAGAATCTGCCGCGTACTTGTACCAATCACCTTGATCCCACATCGGTAATCATTGATATCCCTTAGTCTATTAATTTGGATATATCATAATATCAAATTTCAGATGAATGAACATGCACATTGCACGAATGATCCATAATTGTTGTTTGCTCTGAGTTAAACTTGCACtgatgtttcttcttcttctctccctttttttttcagTGCTTCTTCCCTCAGAACTTGATTGCCGGTATAAGAACCCCACTCTTCATTCTCAACACTGCCTATGATTCATGGCAGGTAAATGTCTGTTTTTGTCTCGTACTGCTTGTCCTCTTAACTCCTTATGAGTCATAGGATGTGATTGCTGGTAGTGTTTATGCATTAAATCATGTTTTGTAGACTAAACAGATATATTTTGCTTGTAATCAGATCCAGTCAAGCTTAGCTCCGACGACAGCGGACCCAAGTGGCAATTGGCACGATTGTAGAAAAGATTATTATAGGTGTTCTGGTTCACAGATCCAGTTTCTACAAGGTGGTTTGATGCCTGAGAGATTGCTTTTGTTAGAAGCAAAAGGGGTCTCCGACAAACTAATCAGTGTGCTAACTAACTCATTTCATTGTCTCTATTGCACAGGTTTCAGGAATGAAATGTTGAATTCTATGAAAGGCTTCTCAAGATCAAATCAGAATGGAATGTTTATCAATTCATGTTTTGCTCACTGCCAATCTGAGAGGCAGGATACATGGTTTGCGGACAATTCTCCTGTCATTAGGGAAAAGGTATTCTATTGCAATTTTATTAATCTCTAGTTTCTTTTCTAAGCTATCACCACTTGTTTGTTCTGTTAATAAAAATTCGTTAAACACAATTTTCCACTTTGAATAGATGTTTGTTGAGTTTTGATAAGTTACATAAAGCATTAATTGTCTtgaagttttaaattttatttttgacgCAATGAACTGAAAACATCCTTGTTTGAAGCAGTGTCAATACTGTGTTCATAATGGGTGTGTTTGGAAGCGAAAAATTTTGGAAttgattttatttgaattgaAATGAATTGACTTGTAAATCAAATAATGTGTTTGGAATAAATGATATAAAATGAGACTATGGTCCTCTGGTGGTTGGAAGACTATTAGTCGAGGTCAGCCGGGTGGTCGGTCGGGATGGGCTGATGGTCTGCTGGGATCGGCTTGGCTCCTTTTCCAAGCCCTTCTCTTTACAGAGAGGATTTGAGATTAGTTAATTCTTACTTTTTTATGTATTCCAAAGGATTTGCAAGTCAAATCAATTCCAATTTCAAAGATTCCAAACATATCCATTATGCTTACAAGTCCTGAAAGGTTAACTAAAATAATTAGCAGAACATCAGAAAGTTAGTGGTCCAAATCAGAAATTGTAGTATGTTACTATTACTACTTATCAGACAAAAAGTTGATCTTCATAACTTTGGTATGTTAATGTTATGCACTGATGATTTTTCTGATCTTCCATGTTACTGCCATTGAGATATACTTTTTTATTCATTCTGATCTTCCATGATATGTGAAACTTTCTTACACCGCAAAATATCTGTTCAGTTCTAACCTATATATATGCATTAATAAAATTGCAGGCAATTGCTCTGGCAGTTGGAGACTGGTTTTTCAACCGTGCTGTCGTTAAGGACATCGATTGTGCTTACCCTTGTGATAATACATGCCACAATCTGATCTTCAGATGAAGCAAATTTTTATCAAATTGTTCCAAATTCATTCACCACATTCATTTGGCCCTCTTCTCATCAGCAATTAGGATATATATTTTTCACCTAAAATTATTATACCAGGCAATTAAAGGGGGGAAAAAAAGAGGTTGCTGAAAGTGATTGTTGTTATGTATATGTTTTGTGAATCCTTTGTTGCAGATATTGACAAATACTTGCATGTCCTTCAAGTACATTTAATGTATAGATTAATTTTAATcactgaaaataaaacttcaatGATTAAGATTATTCTTGGAACACATTAAATATACTTAAGAAATTTGCAAGAATTCTCATCAAATATTTTTGGTTATCCAATATTTTTTTAGGTCATGGAGAGGCAATAGAACATTAGAATTAGGGACAGTTTGCATACTGTAAATTGGTAGTGATGATTGAACGAGATCATCTCAATCTCATTTGAATATTTCCCTTCTGGTTGTAATAAAATGTTTGGCATTCATTATTGGTCAATGACGATTTTCTAAACGCATCAATATAAATATATTTGTGTTATAAATATATCTGATATGGATGTTTTAAATTGGTactatattttaaatttcaaataaatAGAATTAGTTAACCTATCTGAGTCAGTTAGCAATTAGACCTTAAGTTATAAATAGTTTTTTTGTGATGTTGGGATGTTCTGTGTACAACATAATCATTAATAATATCGTCTGTTattctttttattctcttttttcttctctctcatctcaaaTCCTAATTCTTATTTTCAACTGAGCTTTAAGActaagtaattctttttctcttttacctACTTCAttcatctaatttttttttataccaTGGCATGTGATCATCTAtacaatacaaaaatttttttatgtgaTGGCCTATGATCTAAAgggatgtggagggagatggcagaagttattagaagaacagcaaagaaagttttggtgaatctaaaggaataggaccaagagacaaggagtcctggtggtggaatgtgagtatacaagaaaagataaagataaaaagagaatgctttaaagagtggtctttatgccgcaatgcagataattggaaaaaatataaggcggctaagaaagagacaaaagtggctgtaagtgaagcaagatcAAGAgtatatgagggtctctaccagtctttgggcacgaaagaaggagaaaaatgtatatatagaatcgcaaagagtcgggaaagaagaacgagagatttggatcaggttaagtgcataaaggatgaGGATGGAGAGgtattggctcaagaggagaagattaatgaaaggtggaagagctacttctacgagttatttaatgagggacagaagactcttccgagccttggtcgattttgcacaagggaagaagatcaaaactttgactaccatcgaaggattcgagacttcgaggtaaaagaggctctaaagcagatgaaaaatagcagggcagtaggacctgataatatcccgattgaggtttggaagggtcttggagaaaaaggcatcaactggttaaccatactttttaatgagattttaaggtcaaagaagatgcctgatgagtggagaaagagcaccttggtacctatctacaagaataagggggatatacaaagttgcggaaactatagaggaattaagcttatgagtcatactatgaagttatggaaaagggtgatagaacagaggttgagaaaagagacacaagtaacagagaaccaatttggatttatgccaggcagatctaccactgaagcgatatacctattaagaaggatgatggagaggtatcgtagtaataaaagggatctacatatggtgtttattgatttggaaaaagcatatgatagggtaccaagggaggtcttatggaaggttttagaaaagatgagagtaaggatcacatatattcgggcaattaaagacatgtatgataggaccacaactagtgtgaagactcaaagtggtgtgacagaggaattccctattggtataggattacaccagggatcatccttaagtccataccttttcaca from Arachis ipaensis cultivar K30076 chromosome B02, Araip1.1, whole genome shotgun sequence harbors:
- the LOC107625098 gene encoding pectin acetylesterase 12-like; amino-acid sequence: MKVLVWLGIVIKLVVLSSKASEAVEHHYVNASDLNSLEAHEAEASLAGRGAYTLMVALTLIQTAAAKGAVCLDGSLPGYHLHRGYGSGANSWIVNLEGGGWCNDVRTCIYRKKTRRGSSVFMEKEIPFTGILSNKAEQNPDFFNWNRVKIRYCDGASFAGDSEHKAARLQFRGQRIWMAAMEDLMSKGMRFARQALLSGCSAGGLATIIHCDEFRGLFPRSTKVKCLSDAGLFLDATDVSGGHTLRDFFSGVVGLQGVQKNLPRTCTNHLDPTSCFFPQNLIAGIRTPLFILNTAYDSWQIQSSLAPTTADPSGNWHDCRKDYYRCSGSQIQFLQGFRNEMLNSMKGFSRSNQNGMFINSCFAHCQSERQDTWFADNSPVIREKAIALAVGDWFFNRAVVKDIDCAYPCDNTCHNLIFR